The Crocosphaera subtropica ATCC 51142 genome includes a window with the following:
- a CDS encoding FkbM family methyltransferase, producing MTASYYDRSFALNNLDLKLKEYLDFGRGFFIEAGGNDGIAQSNTLYFEKHWKWKGILIEPIPELAEKCKINRPNCIVENCALVPFDYDKSDIDMYYCNLVSMVKGAQKTEEAELQHIQRGCEVQQIKSYELKVPARTLTSILDQYGVKNIDLLSLDVEGFELNALKGLDFERYQPNFLLIEARFRQEIDDFLAPLYEPIANLSHHDVLYKSKKKIKEENNFQLYTPVVFIIFKRPDVTQAVFNKIAQAKPPKLLVIADGPRSTEEAHLCEETRSIINQVDWECEVLTNYSDNNLGCKKRVSSGLDWVFSEVEEAIILEDDCLPSISFFQFCQTLLNYYRNDERIWLISGNNFQGGQIRTDYSYYFSRYPHNWGWATWRRAWKHFDLEMKFWTQCKELKLLETIFEDPYEQDYWLDILEKTHNNLIDSWAYIWGYTCWINNGLTILPEVNLVSNIGFGEDATHTKDINNPLANISVSNIINIEHPPYLCRHLEADAYSFNHIFGGQQMKQLIKQLQEELNQAHNTIQKLSEENSQTKTQLQNRQTELEQNDIKIKQTQNQLILINSQLQQMQTQLQQAQAQIIAMESSKFWKLRTQWLKLKKKLRLSVK from the coding sequence ATGACAGCAAGTTATTATGATCGGTCATTTGCCTTAAATAATCTTGATTTAAAACTAAAAGAATACTTGGATTTTGGTCGTGGTTTTTTTATAGAAGCAGGAGGCAATGATGGTATTGCACAATCGAATACGCTCTATTTTGAAAAACATTGGAAATGGAAAGGTATTTTAATTGAACCCATTCCTGAACTTGCTGAAAAATGTAAAATTAACCGACCTAATTGTATTGTTGAAAACTGTGCTTTAGTACCATTTGACTATGATAAATCTGATATTGATATGTATTATTGTAATTTAGTATCAATGGTCAAAGGCGCGCAAAAAACAGAAGAAGCAGAATTACAACATATTCAAAGAGGGTGTGAAGTTCAACAAATCAAGTCTTATGAATTAAAAGTACCGGCTAGAACATTAACCTCTATTCTCGATCAGTATGGAGTTAAAAATATTGATTTATTATCTTTAGATGTAGAAGGATTTGAGTTAAATGCTCTAAAAGGTCTTGATTTTGAGCGTTATCAGCCTAATTTTTTATTGATTGAAGCACGTTTTCGGCAAGAAATTGATGATTTTTTAGCTCCTTTATATGAACCGATTGCCAATCTATCTCATCATGATGTTTTGTACAAGTCAAAGAAAAAAATTAAAGAAGAAAATAATTTTCAACTATATACCCCTGTTGTTTTTATTATTTTTAAGCGTCCTGATGTAACTCAAGCAGTCTTTAATAAAATTGCTCAAGCAAAACCACCAAAGTTATTAGTAATAGCAGATGGTCCTCGTTCTACTGAAGAAGCTCATCTCTGTGAAGAAACTCGTTCAATTATTAATCAAGTAGATTGGGAATGCGAAGTCTTAACTAATTATTCTGATAATAATTTAGGGTGTAAAAAGAGAGTGTCTAGTGGGCTAGATTGGGTTTTTTCTGAGGTAGAAGAAGCAATAATTTTAGAAGATGATTGTCTTCCTTCAATATCATTTTTTCAATTCTGTCAAACCCTTCTAAACTATTACAGAAATGATGAACGAATTTGGTTAATTAGTGGTAATAATTTTCAAGGGGGACAAATAAGAACTGATTATAGTTATTATTTTTCAAGATATCCTCATAATTGGGGTTGGGCAACCTGGAGAAGAGCTTGGAAACATTTTGATCTAGAGATGAAATTTTGGACACAATGTAAGGAACTGAAACTTCTTGAAACAATTTTTGAAGATCCTTATGAACAAGACTACTGGTTAGATATTCTAGAAAAAACTCATAATAATTTAATTGATAGTTGGGCTTATATCTGGGGGTACACTTGTTGGATCAACAATGGTTTAACCATACTTCCTGAAGTAAATTTAGTTTCTAATATAGGGTTTGGGGAAGATGCTACTCATACAAAAGATATTAATAATCCTTTGGCTAATATTTCAGTTAGTAATATTATAAATATTGAACATCCACCTTACTTATGTCGACATCTAGAAGCTGATGCTTATAGCTTTAATCATATTTTTGGAGGTCAACAAATGAAGCAATTAATTAAACAGCTACAAGAAGAACTGAATCAAGCACACAACACAATTCAGAAACTTAGTGAGGAAAATAGTCAAACTAAAACTCAGTTACAAAATAGACAAACTGAGCTAGAGCAAAATGATATTAAAATCAAACAAACCCAAAATCAACTAATATTAATTAATAGTCAATTGCAACAAATGCAAACCCAACTACAACAAGCCCAAGCACAGATAATAGCAATGGAATCTAGTAAATTTTGGAAACTACGGACCCAATGGTTAAAACTCAAAAAAAAATTAAGGTTGTCTGTAAAATAG
- a CDS encoding TylF/MycF/NovP-related O-methyltransferase: MTNHFEKLQQEIDQQTEIIQQAENVILELQDKLLLAQELISARETSKFWKLRQKWFHFKKKLGLVQDEQQINWREQLALPSPLELPKMVVNMPEVYFSSEKYDSAQEYIQPDLDPSPVDLHFQYLQSQVKPFTLVGTERMQSLYNLSQRIEIEKIPGDVIECGVCNGGTAAILAHFATRSFNYNRTVWLFDSFAGMPKTTEEDEEEAKKYIGKDVGDFNNVLTILNLVNSDMTKVKIIEGWFENTFPKVHIPEIALLNIDADWYASVKFCLETFYDFVVPGGFISFDDYGHWPGCRKAVDEFFKERQLSYKLHEVDYTARWIQKV; encoded by the coding sequence ATGACAAATCATTTTGAAAAATTACAACAAGAAATTGATCAACAAACGGAAATTATTCAACAAGCTGAAAACGTTATTCTTGAATTACAAGACAAGTTACTGTTAGCTCAAGAATTAATTAGTGCAAGGGAAACGAGTAAATTCTGGAAACTGCGACAGAAGTGGTTTCACTTCAAAAAGAAATTGGGATTAGTTCAAGATGAACAACAAATCAATTGGCGTGAACAACTTGCCCTACCATCCCCTCTTGAGTTACCCAAAATGGTTGTTAATATGCCAGAAGTATACTTTTCCTCTGAGAAATATGATTCTGCTCAAGAGTATATACAACCTGATCTTGACCCCTCTCCTGTAGATTTACATTTTCAATATCTTCAATCTCAAGTTAAACCGTTTACCTTAGTTGGCACTGAAAGGATGCAAAGCCTTTATAATTTATCTCAACGAATTGAAATAGAAAAGATTCCTGGAGATGTGATTGAATGTGGTGTGTGTAATGGGGGAACTGCAGCAATTCTTGCTCACTTTGCTACTAGGTCATTCAATTATAATCGTACAGTTTGGCTCTTTGATTCTTTTGCAGGAATGCCAAAAACGACCGAAGAAGATGAAGAAGAAGCTAAAAAATATATTGGCAAAGATGTGGGGGACTTCAACAACGTTTTAACTATTCTTAATCTTGTCAATAGTGATATGACTAAAGTCAAAATTATAGAAGGATGGTTTGAAAATACGTTTCCAAAAGTTCATATTCCAGAAATTGCTTTACTTAATATTGATGCTGATTGGTATGCTTCAGTTAAATTTTGTCTTGAGACTTTTTATGATTTTGTTGTTCCTGGTGGTTTTATTTCCTTTGATGATTACGGACATTGGCCAGGATGCCGTAAAGCAGTTGATGAGTTTTTTAAGGAACGACAGTTATCTTATAAGCTCCATGAGGTAGATTATACAGCGCGATGGATTCAAAAAGTTTAA
- a CDS encoding methyltransferase domain-containing protein: MPTIDWLKQEFDYGYDSGDVLSLVPNETRIQEEKRIGGSYREVFLKAILPNLKPDSKVLELGPGKGSWSKAILNYIPDGELQVLDFQDVKPWLKPATYGRRLTCHIVEDNSFSKLADNYFDFFWSFGVLCHNNVENIAEILKNSLPKLKPGSLAIHQYADWNKLDTYGWEKGGVPLFFQQQSDDQIWWPRNNRATMESIAQQAGWSVIVADLGLLQRDSMIVLRRLE; this comes from the coding sequence ATGCCTACAATAGATTGGCTCAAACAAGAGTTTGATTATGGATACGATAGTGGTGATGTTTTATCGTTAGTCCCTAACGAAACCAGAATACAAGAAGAAAAACGAATTGGAGGTTCATATAGAGAAGTTTTTCTCAAAGCTATTCTGCCTAATCTCAAGCCCGATTCAAAAGTCTTAGAGTTAGGCCCCGGAAAAGGTTCTTGGTCAAAAGCAATTTTGAACTATATTCCTGATGGAGAATTGCAAGTGCTTGACTTTCAAGATGTTAAGCCATGGCTCAAACCAGCAACTTATGGAAGAAGATTGACTTGTCATATAGTTGAAGATAATTCTTTCTCTAAGTTAGCAGATAACTATTTTGATTTTTTTTGGTCTTTTGGTGTTTTATGTCACAATAATGTGGAAAATATTGCAGAAATTCTAAAAAACTCTCTACCAAAGCTTAAACCCGGTTCTCTTGCTATTCATCAGTATGCTGATTGGAATAAATTAGATACTTATGGCTGGGAAAAAGGAGGGGTTCCACTTTTCTTTCAACAACAGTCTGATGATCAGATATGGTGGCCTCGCAATAATCGAGCAACGATGGAATCGATTGCTCAACAAGCAGGATGGAGTGTTATTGTTGCTGACCTGGGACTACTTCAGCGAGATTCAATGATTGTTTTACGTCGTCTTGAATAA
- a CDS encoding glycosyltransferase, which yields MKYLNLGCGSHFHPDWTNVDFVSTQEGIIAHDLRQGIPFEDASFDVVYHSHVLEHFSQREGKRFLEECHRVLRPYGLIRVVVPDLEQIAKLYLKALEKASQGSLEWAANYHWILLEMFDQVARHQSGGEMAAYLADETIPNESFVIKRIGAEGENLIKLLRPLKSQLQPPLSFNPETDDLEETALKIGKFRLGGEVHQWMYDRYSLQRLLTKTGFSDFKVCQANESNIPDFKQFGLDVQPDGRVRKPDSLFVEAIKSRPNQWQQAYIPTMENTQTLKILQLNTVDIAGGAARAAYRLHKGLQQAKQHSLMLVNKKYSTDETVCLVQSLPDAETSQQIGATTLQTFYINENRTNISNTLFSFPYPGWDVSQVEEVQEADIIQLHWVAMFQSPQTVKQLSSLGKPMVWTLHDMWAFTGGCHYAAGCEGYQSSCENCPQLKEDTFGLAQAILQDKLDILSGLNLTIVTPSHWLADCVRKSALFKHQRIEVIPNGIETDIFIPIPKAKAKESLGIKPNTFTLLIGADNGNEKRKGFEEMLKALSVCLEDEKFSQAVQQEQVKLLCFGLPNDELNSLDIPVVSLGQINSDEKLAEVYSSADIFVLPSLEDNLPNTMLESMSCGTPVIGFEVGGLPDVVKENVTGNLVPLENSSALAQVILSYFRSPQKVEDIGKNCRQLLEENYSLSVQAQAYLKLYQDLLAHQTPLSYADSKQRLSSEASLSSLDTTLEGIYVPIETEFNSISGSIFESVLRYALSQKLAEAQDQVKNLLVEKHNHIQLIGELREEVKELTVQLQLSQIEKESLQQIIDQRDLTIEDIKEQLHRSENNRLDLLQKIDQLQENLNISQATIEGMESSKFWQLRMRLVALKQFLKLKRTD from the coding sequence ATGAAATATCTTAATTTAGGCTGTGGTTCTCACTTTCATCCTGACTGGACAAATGTTGATTTTGTCTCTACCCAAGAAGGAATCATAGCCCATGATTTACGGCAAGGAATTCCCTTTGAAGATGCTTCTTTTGATGTGGTGTATCACTCCCATGTTTTAGAACATTTTTCTCAACGAGAAGGGAAACGATTTTTAGAAGAGTGTCATCGGGTTTTACGTCCTTATGGTTTAATTCGGGTGGTTGTCCCTGACTTAGAACAAATTGCCAAACTATACCTCAAAGCTTTAGAAAAAGCGAGTCAAGGGTCATTAGAATGGGCTGCAAATTATCATTGGATTCTCCTAGAAATGTTTGATCAAGTTGCCCGTCATCAATCTGGGGGTGAAATGGCGGCCTATTTAGCTGATGAAACCATTCCTAATGAGTCTTTTGTTATCAAACGCATTGGTGCGGAAGGAGAAAATTTAATTAAGCTGTTACGTCCCCTAAAAAGTCAGTTACAGCCTCCTTTATCTTTTAATCCTGAAACTGATGATCTTGAAGAAACAGCCTTAAAAATTGGTAAATTTCGTCTTGGGGGAGAAGTTCATCAATGGATGTATGATCGTTATTCTTTGCAACGTCTTTTAACTAAAACAGGTTTTTCTGATTTTAAAGTATGTCAAGCCAATGAGTCGAACATCCCTGATTTTAAGCAATTTGGCTTAGATGTTCAACCAGATGGTCGAGTGCGTAAACCCGACTCTTTATTTGTAGAAGCGATTAAATCTCGTCCCAACCAATGGCAACAAGCTTATATTCCCACTATGGAAAATACACAAACCCTTAAAATCCTTCAATTAAATACCGTTGATATTGCTGGAGGAGCAGCAAGAGCGGCCTATCGCTTACACAAAGGACTCCAACAAGCTAAGCAACATTCTCTAATGTTAGTGAATAAAAAATATTCAACGGATGAAACGGTTTGTTTGGTGCAATCTTTACCTGATGCAGAAACCTCTCAACAAATAGGAGCAACTACATTACAAACCTTTTATATCAATGAAAATCGGACTAATATTTCTAATACCTTATTCAGTTTTCCCTATCCTGGTTGGGATGTCAGTCAAGTCGAAGAAGTCCAAGAAGCTGACATTATCCAATTACATTGGGTCGCTATGTTTCAATCTCCTCAAACTGTAAAACAGTTGAGTAGCTTAGGAAAGCCTATGGTTTGGACACTCCATGATATGTGGGCTTTTACAGGAGGGTGTCATTACGCAGCAGGATGTGAGGGTTATCAATCAAGTTGTGAAAATTGTCCCCAATTAAAAGAGGATACATTTGGTTTAGCGCAAGCCATTTTACAAGATAAATTAGATATTTTATCAGGTCTAAATCTGACTATTGTTACTCCTAGTCATTGGTTAGCTGATTGTGTGCGTAAAAGTGCTTTATTTAAACATCAGCGTATTGAAGTCATTCCAAATGGTATTGAAACGGATATATTTATTCCCATTCCTAAAGCAAAAGCCAAAGAAAGTTTAGGCATTAAACCCAATACCTTTACGTTACTCATTGGGGCAGATAACGGTAATGAAAAGCGTAAAGGATTTGAGGAAATGTTAAAAGCTCTTTCAGTTTGTCTTGAAGATGAAAAATTTTCTCAGGCTGTGCAACAAGAACAAGTGAAATTATTATGTTTTGGATTACCTAATGACGAACTTAATTCCCTTGATATTCCTGTTGTTTCATTAGGGCAAATTAATTCCGATGAAAAATTAGCAGAAGTGTATTCATCAGCTGATATTTTTGTCTTACCTTCTCTAGAAGATAATCTCCCCAATACTATGTTAGAGTCTATGAGTTGTGGCACACCAGTTATAGGTTTTGAAGTCGGTGGTTTGCCAGATGTGGTTAAAGAAAATGTAACGGGTAATTTAGTCCCTTTGGAGAATTCGTCTGCTTTAGCACAGGTGATTTTAAGTTATTTTAGAAGTCCTCAAAAAGTAGAAGATATTGGTAAAAATTGTCGTCAACTGCTCGAAGAAAACTATTCTCTCTCAGTACAAGCACAAGCTTATTTAAAGCTGTATCAAGATTTATTAGCCCATCAAACACCTTTAAGTTATGCTGATTCTAAACAACGGTTATCATCTGAAGCTTCTTTGTCGTCTTTAGATACAACCCTAGAAGGAATTTATGTACCGATTGAAACAGAATTTAACTCTATTTCTGGATCTATCTTTGAGTCTGTTTTACGTTATGCTTTATCACAGAAATTAGCGGAAGCTCAAGACCAAGTTAAAAACCTTTTAGTAGAAAAACATAATCATATTCAACTGATTGGAGAATTGCGTGAAGAAGTTAAAGAACTAACAGTACAATTACAACTAAGTCAAATTGAAAAAGAATCATTACAACAGATTATTGATCAAAGAGACTTAACCATAGAAGATATTAAAGAACAACTGCATCGTAGTGAAAACAATCGACTCGATTTGTTACAGAAAATTGATCAACTACAAGAAAATCTTAATATCAGTCAAGCCACTATTGAAGGAATGGAAAGTAGTAAGTTTTGGCAATTAAGGATGCGCTTGGTTGCTCTTAAACAATTCCTTAAATTGAAAAGAACAGATTAA